One window of Daphnia carinata strain CSIRO-1 chromosome 7, CSIRO_AGI_Dcar_HiC_V3, whole genome shotgun sequence genomic DNA carries:
- the LOC130695520 gene encoding dnaJ homolog subfamily C member 5-like, with protein MEKRRYSTTGDSLYICMGLTKQATSDDIKKAYRKLALKYHPDKNPSPEAAEKFKEINHANSILSDSTKRNIYDNYGSLGLYIAEQFGEENVNTYFLVTSGWCKALFIGCGIITGCYFCCCCCCCFNFCCGKCRPKAPDETGDYHNFQLIQYTTQDGQQEGAAASQQPIVVEQPRSFTKNDDSSDEEEAEEVKKAQRDAISVQPEPRNVSETTSLNSSDKPPVYTAAIPQGGTPQHGSTGRAAIPLQSHEP; from the exons aTGGAAAAACGCCGCTATTC gacTACGGGTGACTCATTGTATATATGTATGGGTCTAACCAAGCAAGCTACAAGCGATGACATCAAGAAAGCATACAGGAAGTTGGCTTTGAAATATCATCCAGATAAAAAT CCAAGTCCAGAAGCagcagaaaaattcaaagagatCAATCATG CAAATTCAATACTGAGTGACTCAACCAAAAGAAACATTTACGATAATTATGGATCACTTGGTCTGTACATTGCTGAACAATTTGGAGAGGAAAATGTCAACACCTACTTCCTAGTCACATCAGGGTGGTGCAAA GCTCTGTTCATTGGATGTGGAATTATTACTGGCTGCTActtctgctgctgctgctgctgttgtttcaACTTCTGCTGTGGCAAGTGTCGCCCAAAGGCCCCTGATGAGACAGGAGATTACCATAACTTTCAG TTGATTCAATATACTACACAGGATGGACAGCAAGAAGGTGCTGCTGCTAGTCAGCAGCCAATTGTAGTTGAACAGCCGAGGAGCTTCACAAAG AATGACGATAGCAGCGATGAAGAGGAAGCAGAAGAAGTCAAAAAGGCGCAGAGAGATGCGATATCTGTTCAACCTGAACCAAGGAATGTCAGTGAAACAACTAGCCTTAATTCATCGGACAAGCCCCCGGTTTACACCGCAG CAATACCGCAGGGTGGAACACCACAACACGGTTCAACAGGAAGGGCTGCCATACCTCTTCAAAGCCATGAGCCATGA